acattgtgcgatcatccctaacTTATTCATTAATTTGTTCAGTAATGACAAAGTACCATCACTGCATCAGTTCATTAACCTAACTACTTAACGTCGTGAAGGATTTCAGGCAGGGCATATGAACAGATCTTATCTTCATACGATATCGAAGTAAAGAGCGAATATATACATCAAATCGAAAGTGGAGCAATTTCAAGCTATCATCCTGAAATTGAGCATGTTCAAACAATTATATAGAGCGAAGTCGCcggttcatttcatttattcgTCGCATCCGAAATTAAATATGCTGTTCGCCAATCCGCTTTGCTTAGAATCTAATTTAAAGAAACTaatttttctttcctttttgttTGCAGGTCAAATTCGCTGTCGGCGAGTGAATCGGGTATAATTTTATGAAGAGTTAGTGGATTGAATTTTCTGATTTTCTGCAAGATTTTGTAATTGCTTGACGGAATTATGGCGAATACAAGAATTGCTCCACATACGTCTATAACCCTGTTCATATTGATTTTCTTCAGCTCTCAAAATCCTACACGTGGCGAAGAATTTCGCACCCTGTTATCGTATCCACTAGGTAGGGCTCTCTTTTCACCACTGAGCGCAGAACAGAGCTTTGGAGCCGGGTTACTAATTGGCTTTGAAACTGTTAATAACGATCCTACTTTGCTACCAGGCCATATACTAACATACGACCGTCTGGAAACCCGTTGCAGTAAATTAGTTCTGGGACCTCTGAGTGATATGGTATACACCACTAACTATTCTGCTTTAATCGGACCCGTGTGCAGTGAAGAGGCACTTTCTGTTGCAGTTTTAGCGGAATACCGAAACCTGCCCTATATGTGTGCTGGATGTTCAAAAAGTCAGTTTCAGTTCAAATTTTTCACAGGGTATGGAACCCTTTTACGAACCCTGGGCTCTTTTGATGAAGTCGGCCCAGCCTTAACAACCGGATTGTTCAATCACTTCAATTGGCTCAAATTTGGCGTGATAGTTGAAACTATAGAATCAGTCTGGTTTCCTGTCGCCCAGGCCATCAATACCACTGTTATAGATTCTGACAATCTGACATTGACTCGTTACAAGTCTTACTACAAGGATAGAGTTACAGATGAAGACATGCTGGAAATCATGACAGAAATGGCAGCGTGGAGTAGAAGTAAGTCCTATCAATCCCGTTGCCCCTAACAACCAGCCAGTGTGAACtggtttgtatgtatgtgagtgcgagtgtatatgtgaaaataagagatgAAGATACAGGAGTATAATGAGCATTGTCAAGCTTAATAAAGTTATCACCACAAAAGGAGACACAGTATTTATTAAGATAGCCGAGTCGGCACCAAATGCGCTTCGTTATATTTCCTTTATTTTCAATACGTTATCAGTTTGACGGaggtatgtacaaaatgtacagattGCATTAAACTTTCCATGCTCCGAATACTGTCACGTGACATTATCGATTCTTCActttaaatttaatatataaCACACGTATAGAGTAAATcgttatgttgttgttgttgttgttgttgttgttgttgtacctCGTATTTTCTGTTGTTGATATTTACAGTTTAAACCAACATTTATGTAATTATTGTCATTTTCCGATACTATCCTCCTATCGTCTGAAAGAATGCTTGTTTCATTTTTGGTAACGAATATGTGTATTATACCAGTGATTTCCTGAACTGGTGCGCGCGTATACTATTGGCATTTGCATTGCTGTGGAATACCAATAaatatcatacatacaatgcAAATAAGCTCGATCGTTCCATGCATACGAAATCACGTGAACGTACACCAGCAAAACGATTCATCTGGGTGCAGAGAAGTGCAAAGTGTCGAGCCAATTTTTTAAAGATAGTTTGGTCTATTTGAAATCGAATTGAACATTATCAATATGCGTTACAAATGTCCCcggatttaaaaataaaaacctcCATTTCAGCGAATACTTGACGATTGAATTAGTTTTGTGACACGAAAGGGAACACTCTCAAAGACGATTTGAAATGAAGCAAATTTCAGGTTAGAAAATCTACAATGTAGATTACAACgcttctatatatatatatatatatatatatatatatatatatatatatatatatatatatatatatatatatatatatatatatatatatatatatatacatatatatatatacacacacacacacacacacacacacacacacatatatatatatatatatatatatatatatatatatatatatatatatagcagcTGCAATACACGTACGGACGTGCAATTTGTCATCTGTTCATCAGACACAAATGCGTTGTATAGTAATATTTACAGCAAATATCTACACAGAATCGTTGCAATTTATAGACCTCACTTTACTCGGCATATGTTGACAACTGTGCGTATATATAGTAGTGTTCATGAGAGCCAATACGTTCCCAAACCAATTACCAGGGACCTGCATATTTGAAGACCACTCAAGAAATGAAAATGGAGTTTTCCTTTAGGCGATGTATATAATTCTTGACTCACGTCTTGACGAATTCTGATATTTTGAGTAGGTTTTCTAGTCTAGCAATGAAAAGTCACTTATTATTTTACAAATCGTATCAGTTTTTACCATTACTagtttttaaattacaaatataatacgtctttattgtatatttgaatGGATATCATTTCATTGCTACAATTAACTTGTCAAAtttatattattcataaatctAAATGGTGACAATTCTTAGTGCAAGTACAAACTtggtaaatatataaatgatttgCTCATAACCTAAATATCTTTCGCTGCTATGCGTATCAACTGATATATTGTGTCTAAGTAAATCCTATTGGCATAATAACTTAATTGTCAGAGGCAAACTGTTATCAAAAAAGATGTCATCACGTTTGTGTTCTGTTACAAAATAGAATTCAACTGGAATCTAAGGTCAATATAAGATAACATAATTGCACTTTTTGAAGATAAACACGAGAGCCCTTAATAAGTCTACATAAGCGGTGCGTTACAACATGAAGGTTACAGGCCGACATCTATACATTTTAAGTTTATAGCACATGACAGCAAGCACGATTTACTTCCTAAATTCAATATGCGTGCCTCATTagccaaaatcaatttgatactTGTTCGGAGTAATAGGAAATATCGAACAGCATATAATTACATAACTAAATAGAAGGAAACAGATATCATTACAACTGTAtagaaaatgtgaatttatgGAGATACACTGTTTGATAATATTCACGCACGACTCCCTAGATGCACCGTTTGTATCATTTACCGATATCAATCTGATAAATAGCAAATAGCAAATAACATAAACACTAAACAGAAAAAGGCAATGTTGGAATGAAAATCTCAATTAAAATTTTGTACAGTTTCAATTCCAACTTCTTGGGTAAGATCGCTGAGGTGTGAAACTAGTCGAAGATTCAAAGCGTTTTTGTACTCCTGTACTAATTTTTAGAAAACCAAATGCGTGGCAGAAAGTGAGGATGGCTGATTTTATGATATAGTTAGGAAAGAGTTCAGAAAAGGGTAGACAAGATACAAGTTATTTTGTGCGGAAAATAGGTACAATCTAAATGGTCCATCACTGATAATAAAACGTTATTTACCTTGCAAGGGACGAATGCTAGGATTTGTGCAGCGTAAAAGAAACGCAATACAGAATATTAACAGAATATTATCGTATTCAGTTAATGTCTGTCCATTTGTATTTGATTGTTATGTCAGGAACAGTTGTCATTACGAAGATGAACTAATTACATACGAACTATACTTTATAGTAACATAGCCATCACAAGGTTTAATTTATTACCACATAAAAAGGTTTGCTTTTATCTTTGCGAGGTGTTATAGCCTATGAGTTCAAATTGTGTTTCAGTTCTATTGGTAGTCATAATAGGATTGGTACTTCATTACTCGACAGTTGTCATCAGAACATTCATAAAATTATGTGTACTCTTAATCTGCCAACTTATAAAGATGCACAAGCTGATTTTAAAAGATTGTTTGTACTTCTAAGCAAAATGTTTACCTAAAGCCCCAATTAACTATTCTTAATATGATCCTAATgt
This window of the Glandiceps talaboti chromosome 16, keGlaTala1.1, whole genome shotgun sequence genome carries:
- the LOC144447168 gene encoding guanylate cyclase 32E-like, translating into MANTRIAPHTSITLFILIFFSSQNPTRGEEFRTLLSYPLGRALFSPLSAEQSFGAGLLIGFETVNNDPTLLPGHILTYDRLETRCSKLVLGPLSDMVYTTNYSALIGPVCSEEALSVAVLAEYRNLPYMCAGCSKSQFQFKFFTGYGTLLRTLGSFDEVGPALTTGLFNHFNWLKFGVIVETIESVWFPVAQAINTTVIDSDNLTLTRYKSYYKDRVTDEDMLEIMTEMAAWSRI